A single window of Ictalurus punctatus breed USDA103 chromosome 27, Coco_2.0, whole genome shotgun sequence DNA harbors:
- the slc1a2a gene encoding excitatory amino acid transporter 2a isoform X2 translates to MEKQVEVRMHECHFEAPAPPPGPACGGLCNKFMKNLLLALTVLGVIVGSVAGALLRYASPLHPDVIMIIAFPGDILMRMLKMVILPLIISSLITGLAGLDAKSSSRLGTRAMVYYMSTTIIAAVLGVLLVLAIHPGHPKLRSHFGEGKKNDDVSTLDALFDLIRNLFPENLVQACFQQIQTVTNKVEVATPHHPPHHPSHHPPHHRFGRNTTKWAAKYVMKKSLQFKSGMNVLGLIGFFVAFGICMGKMGEKAKLMMDFFNVLNEIVMKLVGMIMWYSPVGIACLICGKIISINDLEVVAKQLGMYMLTVIVGLIIHGGIFLPLIYFVIVRKNPFTFFMGVFQAWVTALGTASSAGTLPVTFRCLEENLGIDKRVTRFVLPVGATINMDGTALYEAVAAIFIAQMNGIKLGPGQIVTVSLTATLASVGAASIPSAGLVTMLLILTAVGLPTQDISLLIAVDWLLDRFRTSVNVIGDSYGAGIVYHLTKDELNMLDAQQMRTDDFEMTKSQSLYENNTNHGVYASYNSSPQVLIDDCKINLTPNGSPAVFSIIEEEPWTQE, encoded by the exons ATGGAGAAGCAAGTTGAGGTTCGAATGCATGAGTGTCACTTTGAAGCTCCAGCTCCCCCTCCAGGGCCAGCATGTGGAGGTCTCTGTAACAAATTCATGAAGAACTTGCTTCTAGCACTCACAGTGCTTG GTGTGATTGTAGGCTCAGTGGCTGGTGCCCTTCTGCGTTATGCATCTCCTCTTCACCCAGATGTTATCATGATCATCGCTTTCCCTGGTGATATTCTCATGAGAATGTTGAAGATGGTGATTTTGCCCCTGATCATCTCCAGTTTAATCACAG gTCTGGCAGGTTTAGATGCCAAATCTAGCAGTCGTCTCGGCACCAGAGCCATGGTGTATTACATGTCCACAACCATCATTGCTGCAGTGCTGGGGGTGCTTCTGGTTCTGGCTATCCACCCGGGCCACCCCAAACTAAGATCACATTTTGGAGAGGGCAAGAAGAACGATGATGTGTCCACTTTGGATGCCTTATTTGACCTAATCAGAAATCTCTTTCCAGAGAATCTGGTACAAGCTTGCTTTCAGCAG ATTCAGACTGTTACAAATAAGGTAGAGGTAGCAACACCTCATCATCCACCTCATCATCCATCTCATCATCCACCTCATCATCGGTTTGGACGAAATACCACCAAATGGGCGGCAAAATATGTTATGAAGAAATCTCTTCAATTCAAGAGTGGCATGAATGTTTTAG GGCTCATTGGTTTCTTTGTGGCTTTTGGAATCTGCATGGGAAAGATGGGGGAGAAAGCCAAGCTGATGATGGACTTCTTCAACGTTCTCAATGAAATCGTCATGAAACTTGTTGGCATGATTATGTG GTATTCCCCTGTGGGCATTGCATGCCTGATCTGTGGCAAGATTATTTCCATTAATGACCTGGAGGTGGTGGCCAAGCAGTTGGGCATGTACATGCTCACAGTCATTGTGGGCCTCATCATCCATGGTGGCATATTCCTCCCACTGATATATTTTGTCATTGTTCGTAAAAAcccttttacattttttatgggAGTATTTCAAGCTTGGGTGACCGCTTTAGGAACAGCATCTAG TGCTGGTACGCTGCCTGTTACGTTTCGTTGCCTGGAGGAAAACTTGGGCATTGATAAAAGGGTTACTCGATTTGTGCTTCCTGTTGGTGCGACAATCAACATGGATGGCACGGCACTTTATGAGGCAGTAGCAGCCATTTTCATCGCACAGATGAATGGAATAAAACTTGGTCCTGGTCAGATTGTTACAGTCAG CCTGACAGCTACTCTTGCTAGTGTGGGAGCTGCCAGTATTCCCAGCGCTGGCCTCGTCACCATGCTGCTCATTCTCACCGCTGTGGGACTGCCCACCCAAGACATCAGCTTACTGATCGCTGTCGACTGGCTTCT GGATCGCTTCCGAACATCGGTCAACGTTATTGGAGACTCTTATGGAGCGGGCATCGTGTACCACCTCACCAAAGATGAGCTCAACATGCTTGATGCCCAGCAGATGAGAACAGATGACTTCGAGATGACCAAATCACAATCCTTATATGAGAATAACACAAACCATGGTGTATATGCATCGTACAACTCCTCTCCACAAGTGCTAATAGATGACTGCAAG ATCAACTTGACCCCAAATGGCTCTCCTGCTGTCTTTTCCATTATTGAGGAGGAACCTTGGACTCAAGAGTAA
- the slc1a2a gene encoding excitatory amino acid transporter 2a isoform X1 has product MEKQVEVRMHECHFEAPAPPPGPACGGLCNKFMKNLLLALTVLGVIVGSVAGALLRYASPLHPDVIMIIAFPGDILMRMLKMVILPLIISSLITGLAGLDAKSSSRLGTRAMVYYMSTTIIAAVLGVLLVLAIHPGHPKLRSHFGEGKKNDDVSTLDALFDLIRNLFPENLVQACFQQIQTVTNKVEVATPHHPPPKYVMKKSLQFKSGMNVLGLIGFFVAFGICMGKMGEKAKLMMDFFNVLNEIVMKLVGMIMWYSPVGIACLICGKIISINDLEVVAKQLGMYMLTVIVGLIIHGGIFLPLIYFVIVRKNPFTFFMGVFQAWVTALGTASSAGTLPVTFRCLEENLGIDKRVTRFVLPVGATINMDGTALYEAVAAIFIAQMNGIKLGPGQIVTVSLTATLASVGAASIPSAGLVTMLLILTAVGLPTQDISLLIAVDWLLDRFRTSVNVIGDSYGAGIVYHLTKDELNMLDAQQMRTDDFEMTKSQSLYENNTNHGVYASYNSSPQVLIDDCKINLTPNGSPAVFSIIEEEPWTQE; this is encoded by the exons ATGGAGAAGCAAGTTGAGGTTCGAATGCATGAGTGTCACTTTGAAGCTCCAGCTCCCCCTCCAGGGCCAGCATGTGGAGGTCTCTGTAACAAATTCATGAAGAACTTGCTTCTAGCACTCACAGTGCTTG GTGTGATTGTAGGCTCAGTGGCTGGTGCCCTTCTGCGTTATGCATCTCCTCTTCACCCAGATGTTATCATGATCATCGCTTTCCCTGGTGATATTCTCATGAGAATGTTGAAGATGGTGATTTTGCCCCTGATCATCTCCAGTTTAATCACAG gTCTGGCAGGTTTAGATGCCAAATCTAGCAGTCGTCTCGGCACCAGAGCCATGGTGTATTACATGTCCACAACCATCATTGCTGCAGTGCTGGGGGTGCTTCTGGTTCTGGCTATCCACCCGGGCCACCCCAAACTAAGATCACATTTTGGAGAGGGCAAGAAGAACGATGATGTGTCCACTTTGGATGCCTTATTTGACCTAATCAGAAATCTCTTTCCAGAGAATCTGGTACAAGCTTGCTTTCAGCAG ATTCAGACTGTTACAAATAAGGTAGAGGTAGCAACACCTCATCATCCACCTC CAAAATATGTTATGAAGAAATCTCTTCAATTCAAGAGTGGCATGAATGTTTTAG GGCTCATTGGTTTCTTTGTGGCTTTTGGAATCTGCATGGGAAAGATGGGGGAGAAAGCCAAGCTGATGATGGACTTCTTCAACGTTCTCAATGAAATCGTCATGAAACTTGTTGGCATGATTATGTG GTATTCCCCTGTGGGCATTGCATGCCTGATCTGTGGCAAGATTATTTCCATTAATGACCTGGAGGTGGTGGCCAAGCAGTTGGGCATGTACATGCTCACAGTCATTGTGGGCCTCATCATCCATGGTGGCATATTCCTCCCACTGATATATTTTGTCATTGTTCGTAAAAAcccttttacattttttatgggAGTATTTCAAGCTTGGGTGACCGCTTTAGGAACAGCATCTAG TGCTGGTACGCTGCCTGTTACGTTTCGTTGCCTGGAGGAAAACTTGGGCATTGATAAAAGGGTTACTCGATTTGTGCTTCCTGTTGGTGCGACAATCAACATGGATGGCACGGCACTTTATGAGGCAGTAGCAGCCATTTTCATCGCACAGATGAATGGAATAAAACTTGGTCCTGGTCAGATTGTTACAGTCAG CCTGACAGCTACTCTTGCTAGTGTGGGAGCTGCCAGTATTCCCAGCGCTGGCCTCGTCACCATGCTGCTCATTCTCACCGCTGTGGGACTGCCCACCCAAGACATCAGCTTACTGATCGCTGTCGACTGGCTTCT GGATCGCTTCCGAACATCGGTCAACGTTATTGGAGACTCTTATGGAGCGGGCATCGTGTACCACCTCACCAAAGATGAGCTCAACATGCTTGATGCCCAGCAGATGAGAACAGATGACTTCGAGATGACCAAATCACAATCCTTATATGAGAATAACACAAACCATGGTGTATATGCATCGTACAACTCCTCTCCACAAGTGCTAATAGATGACTGCAAG ATCAACTTGACCCCAAATGGCTCTCCTGCTGTCTTTTCCATTATTGAGGAGGAACCTTGGACTCAAGAGTAA